The proteins below are encoded in one region of Segatella copri:
- a CDS encoding isoprenyl transferase gives MMDNLDMNRIPEHIAIIMDGNGRWATERGKERSYGHQAGVDTVRRITSECTRLGVKYLTLYTFSTENWNRPADEVAALMGLVLTSLEDEIFMKNNVRFRVIGDLKRLPQQVQDKLQETMDHTAKNDSMTMVVALSYSSRWEILNATKKMVKEALESGSTYEQIEDKLTEENFEKHLETSFMPDPELLIRTGGELRISNYLLWQIAYSELYFCDTFWPDFNEEDLHKAIASYQNRQRRFGKTEAQVEEEEK, from the coding sequence ATGATGGACAACTTAGATATGAACAGGATTCCTGAGCACATCGCTATCATTATGGATGGCAATGGTCGCTGGGCAACAGAACGGGGCAAGGAGCGTAGCTACGGCCATCAGGCTGGAGTAGATACCGTGCGCCGAATTACATCGGAGTGTACCAGGTTGGGGGTAAAATATCTCACCCTCTATACTTTCTCTACAGAGAATTGGAACCGTCCGGCCGATGAGGTTGCTGCCTTGATGGGACTGGTACTGACTTCGCTCGAAGATGAAATCTTCATGAAGAATAATGTCCGCTTCCGTGTGATAGGTGATTTGAAACGCCTGCCACAACAGGTGCAGGACAAGCTTCAGGAGACCATGGACCATACTGCGAAGAACGATTCGATGACTATGGTAGTGGCATTGAGCTATTCTTCACGTTGGGAAATCCTGAATGCTACAAAGAAAATGGTAAAAGAAGCGCTCGAGTCTGGTTCAACCTATGAGCAGATAGAGGATAAACTGACAGAGGAGAACTTCGAGAAGCATCTTGAGACCAGTTTCATGCCAGATCCTGAACTTCTGATACGTACAGGAGGTGAACTCCGTATCAGCAACTATCTTCTTTGGCAGATAGCTTATTCAGAGTTGTATTTCTGTGATACCTTCTGGCCAGACTTCAATGAAGAAGATCTGCACAAGGCAATAGCAAGTTATCAGAACCGCCAACGTCGATTTGGAAAAACCGAGGCACAGGTGGAAGAGGAGGAGAAATAG
- a CDS encoding DUF6089 family protein gives MERTFQYRWLEQGRLIILLAFLTLGCMAVRAQDDPQYRMEIGAGVGVMTYEGDFNGNVLGDMQPAGFLLGRYNFDPYKDLKLSVGFGKIKGSSANVDTFYPDYAENLYSFNHTLVDMNLVFEYNFWPYGTGRDYRGAQRLVPYILGGLGATYVKGNEKNVFTANVPLGIGAKYKVNERLNLGLAWTFHFSLSDELDGVKDPYWVKSSGIFKNTDCYSTIAVSVTYSFSAKCKTCNKEE, from the coding sequence ATGGAGAGGACGTTTCAATATAGATGGCTGGAGCAAGGAAGATTAATCATCCTGCTTGCCTTCTTAACTCTGGGCTGTATGGCGGTTCGTGCACAGGACGATCCGCAATATCGCATGGAGATAGGCGCCGGTGTGGGAGTAATGACCTATGAAGGCGACTTTAACGGAAATGTGCTTGGCGACATGCAACCTGCCGGTTTCCTGTTGGGAAGATACAATTTCGACCCCTACAAGGACTTGAAACTGAGCGTGGGCTTTGGAAAAATAAAAGGTTCTTCGGCAAATGTGGATACTTTCTATCCTGATTATGCGGAGAATCTCTATTCCTTCAATCATACGCTGGTGGATATGAATCTGGTGTTTGAGTACAACTTCTGGCCCTACGGAACAGGCAGAGACTATCGCGGAGCCCAGCGCCTGGTTCCTTATATACTGGGTGGCTTGGGAGCAACCTATGTAAAAGGTAACGAAAAAAATGTATTTACAGCCAACGTGCCTTTAGGCATCGGCGCAAAATATAAAGTGAACGAAAGGTTGAACTTGGGACTGGCTTGGACTTTCCATTTCTCGCTCAGCGATGAACTGGATGGTGTGAAAGACCCTTACTGGGTAAAGAGCAGTGGCATTTTCAAGAATACCGACTGCTATTCTACCATAGCCGTTTCGGTGACCTATAGTTTCAGTGCAAAATGTAAAACTTGTAATAAAGAAGAATGA
- a CDS encoding DUF6242 domain-containing protein, giving the protein MKRKFFAFIALITATLSLSSCLSSDETTVEYTHDTAITAFSLGSLDRYTKTKAGKDTLLKANVTGSDYKFYIDQAQRLIYNVDSLPCGVRDTAILATISSKNSSPILLMDINKPDSVAAYYSSSDSINFSKPRFIRVYSSDYSAYAEYKVTVNVHKELPYEFKWHELAQNNSQLAEFSDLKAVACGDSIYVFGKTAEGTKVLKSAINDGSAWSPIMMNESLSSDAYQSAVALEGKLYISDGGKVYASADAETWTEVSENADIKQLIGASSKYLYAYTAAGISVSKDKGVSWEQEKLDTDADYLPTQNISMNAAGVLSAKNVENVMLMGTRDKALNDTVATTWLRTVDYDVNAEAGQWNYLEIENNKSGKMPWLDQVITCAADTGFVALGNNGKWYKSQNAGLTWKQDKMVVLPAKFATEGRFAFCRDKQHYYWIIRNGYVWRGRFNIDGWSKED; this is encoded by the coding sequence ATGAAAAGGAAGTTTTTTGCTTTCATAGCGCTGATTACAGCTACGCTCTCGCTCTCTTCTTGCTTGAGCAGCGATGAAACAACAGTAGAATATACACATGATACAGCCATCACGGCTTTCTCGTTGGGTAGTCTTGACAGATATACCAAAACGAAGGCAGGTAAAGATACCTTGCTCAAGGCTAATGTGACGGGCTCTGACTATAAATTTTACATAGATCAGGCACAACGCTTGATTTATAATGTAGATTCCTTGCCTTGTGGGGTGAGGGATACTGCCATATTGGCTACTATCAGCAGCAAGAATAGCAGCCCTATTCTCCTGATGGATATCAACAAGCCTGATTCTGTCGCAGCATACTATTCAAGCTCTGATTCCATTAACTTCTCAAAGCCTCGCTTTATTAGAGTTTACAGCAGCGACTACTCTGCCTATGCCGAGTATAAGGTTACCGTAAACGTACATAAGGAGTTGCCTTATGAGTTTAAGTGGCATGAGCTGGCTCAGAACAACAGTCAGTTGGCTGAGTTCTCTGATCTGAAGGCTGTAGCTTGTGGTGATTCCATCTATGTATTCGGCAAGACTGCCGAGGGTACTAAGGTGCTGAAGTCAGCCATCAATGATGGCAGCGCCTGGTCACCTATTATGATGAACGAAAGCTTAAGTAGTGACGCTTACCAGAGTGCAGTAGCGCTGGAAGGCAAACTCTATATCTCAGATGGCGGCAAGGTTTATGCTTCTGCCGATGCAGAAACATGGACAGAGGTTTCTGAAAACGCAGATATCAAGCAGCTCATTGGTGCAAGCAGCAAGTATCTCTATGCTTATACTGCTGCAGGTATCTCTGTTTCAAAAGACAAGGGTGTCAGCTGGGAGCAGGAGAAACTTGATACAGATGCAGACTATTTGCCAACACAGAATATCTCAATGAATGCGGCTGGCGTGCTCTCTGCAAAAAATGTGGAGAACGTGATGCTGATGGGTACTCGTGACAAGGCTTTGAATGATACGGTTGCCACCACATGGTTGCGCACGGTTGACTATGATGTAAATGCTGAAGCCGGACAGTGGAACTATCTGGAAATCGAAAACAATAAAAGTGGAAAGATGCCTTGGCTGGATCAGGTAATTACCTGTGCTGCCGATACAGGCTTCGTTGCTTTAGGCAATAACGGCAAATGGTATAAGAGCCAGAATGCCGGATTGACTTGGAAGCAGGATAAGATGGTTGTTCTGCCTGCTAAGTTTGCTACTGAAGGTCGTTTCGCTTTCTGTCGTGACAAGCAACATTACTATTGGATTATCAGAAACGGATACGTATGGAGAGGACGTTTCAATATAGATGGCTGGAGCAAGGAAGATTAA
- the pckA gene encoding phosphoenolpyruvate carboxykinase (ATP) gives MAKLDLTKYGITGATVIAHNPSYEKLFEEETKAGLEGYEKGQQTELGAVNVMTGIYTGRSPKDKYIVMDENSKDTVWWTTDEYKNDNHPMSEEVWGTVKDLAVKELCNKNLYVVDGFCGANKDTRMAVRFIVEVAWQAHFVTNMFIRPTAEELEAFEPDFVVYNASKAKVENYKELGLNSETCVAFNVTSKEQVIINTWYGGEMKKGMFSMMNYFLPLKGMASMHCSANCDMNGENTAIFFGLSGTGKTTLSTDPKRKLIGDDEHGWDDNGVFNFEGGCYAKVINLDKESEPDIYNAIKRNALLENVTVAADGKIDFADKSVTENTRVSYPIFHINNIQPGSSAPAAKQVIFLSADAFGVLPPVSILTPEQTQYYFLSGFTAKLAGTERGITEPTPTFSACFGQAFLELHPTKYAQELVKKMNKNNAKAYLVNTGWNGTGKRISIRDTRGIIDAILNGDIDKAPTKQIPMFDFKVPTELPGVATEILDPRDTYAEASQWEEKAKDLAARFIKNFAKYTNNEAGKALVAAGPQL, from the coding sequence ATGGCAAAGTTAGATTTGACAAAGTATGGTATTACTGGTGCTACAGTAATCGCTCACAATCCTTCTTACGAGAAGTTGTTCGAGGAGGAGACAAAGGCTGGTCTCGAAGGTTATGAGAAGGGTCAGCAGACAGAATTAGGTGCAGTTAACGTTATGACTGGTATCTACACAGGTCGTTCACCTAAGGATAAGTACATCGTAATGGATGAGAACTCAAAGGACACTGTATGGTGGACTACTGATGAATATAAGAATGATAACCACCCAATGTCTGAGGAGGTTTGGGGTACAGTGAAGGACCTCGCTGTTAAGGAGCTCTGCAACAAGAACCTCTATGTTGTAGATGGTTTCTGCGGTGCTAACAAGGATACTCGTATGGCTGTTCGTTTCATCGTTGAGGTTGCTTGGCAGGCTCACTTCGTAACAAACATGTTCATCCGTCCTACAGCTGAGGAGCTCGAGGCATTCGAGCCAGACTTCGTTGTTTACAACGCTTCTAAGGCTAAGGTTGAGAACTACAAGGAGCTCGGTTTGAACTCTGAGACTTGTGTTGCTTTCAACGTAACATCTAAGGAGCAGGTTATCATCAATACATGGTATGGTGGTGAGATGAAGAAGGGTATGTTCTCTATGATGAACTACTTCTTGCCATTGAAGGGTATGGCTTCTATGCACTGCTCTGCTAACTGCGATATGAACGGTGAGAATACAGCTATCTTCTTCGGTCTTTCTGGTACAGGTAAGACTACATTGTCTACAGACCCTAAGCGTAAGTTGATCGGTGACGATGAGCACGGATGGGATGACAATGGTGTATTCAACTTCGAAGGTGGTTGCTACGCTAAGGTTATCAACCTTGACAAGGAGTCTGAGCCAGATATCTACAACGCTATCAAGCGCAACGCTCTCTTGGAGAACGTAACTGTAGCTGCTGATGGTAAGATTGACTTCGCTGATAAGAGCGTAACAGAGAACACTCGTGTTTCTTACCCAATCTTCCACATCAACAACATCCAGCCAGGTTCTTCTGCTCCAGCTGCTAAGCAGGTTATCTTCCTCTCAGCTGATGCATTCGGTGTATTGCCTCCAGTATCTATCCTGACTCCAGAGCAGACTCAGTACTATTTCCTCTCTGGCTTCACAGCTAAGTTGGCAGGTACAGAGCGCGGTATCACAGAGCCTACTCCAACATTCTCTGCTTGCTTCGGCCAGGCATTCTTGGAGTTGCACCCAACAAAGTACGCTCAGGAGTTGGTTAAGAAGATGAACAAGAACAACGCTAAGGCTTACCTCGTTAACACAGGTTGGAACGGTACTGGCAAGCGTATCTCTATCCGCGATACACGTGGTATCATTGACGCTATTCTGAACGGTGACATCGACAAGGCTCCTACAAAGCAGATTCCTATGTTCGACTTCAAGGTTCCAACAGAGTTGCCAGGTGTAGCTACTGAGATCTTGGATCCACGCGATACATACGCTGAGGCTTCTCAGTGGGAGGAGAAGGCTAAGGATTTGGCTGCTCGTTTCATCAAGAACTTCGCTAAGTATACAAACAACGAGGCTGGTAAGGCTCTCGTTGCTGCTGGTCCACAGCTCTAA
- the upp gene encoding uracil phosphoribosyltransferase — translation MKINNLSEHNCIINRYLAEMRDCDYQKNRLLFRNNIMRIGEYEAFEISKTLNYEKTEVTTPLGVAQVNLPTEKIVIGTIFRAGLPFHEGFLNIFDHSGNAFVSAYREYTNKEHTEVGVHIEYLATPDLTDKVLIIADPMLATGISMEMGMKAFLTKGNPKHIHIACVLAAPEGIEHIKKTFPEDKTTIWCASIDEGLNEHKYIVPGFGDAGDLCYGSKL, via the coding sequence ATGAAGATAAATAATCTGAGCGAGCACAATTGCATCATCAACCGCTATCTGGCTGAGATGCGTGACTGCGATTATCAAAAGAACCGACTGCTCTTCCGCAACAACATTATGAGAATCGGTGAGTATGAAGCCTTTGAAATATCAAAGACTCTTAATTACGAAAAGACTGAGGTGACTACACCACTCGGTGTAGCCCAGGTCAATCTTCCTACCGAAAAGATTGTCATCGGTACGATCTTCCGTGCCGGACTTCCTTTCCACGAAGGTTTTCTCAATATTTTCGACCACTCTGGCAATGCCTTTGTGAGTGCTTATCGCGAGTATACCAACAAGGAGCATACTGAGGTGGGCGTACATATCGAATACCTCGCCACACCTGATCTTACTGATAAGGTGCTCATCATTGCCGACCCTATGCTTGCCACAGGTATCAGCATGGAGATGGGTATGAAGGCTTTCCTCACCAAGGGCAATCCTAAACATATCCACATTGCCTGTGTTCTCGCTGCACCTGAGGGCATTGAGCACATCAAGAAGACCTTCCCCGAGGACAAGACTACTATTTGGTGTGCCTCTATTGATGAGGGGTTGAACGAGCATAAGTACATCGTGCCAGGCTTCGGCGACGCCGGCGACTTGTGCTATGGCAGCAAGCTCTAA
- a CDS encoding nucleoside kinase, translated as MKQVIQIRCKNNKKSQKVEIGSTLFDIFSAFDLKMTHGPVSARVNNKVEGMHYRVYNSKDVEFLDMTSSSGSRAYTRTLFFVLCKAVQDIYPATDVVIDIPVSNGFYVDIRLGRPVVDEDVNIIRRRMQEIIDARMPIRRFTVPTEEAVALFQEKGDVEKVKLLKTSGSIYTTYYKIGDYVDYYYGTLLTNTSQLYLFGLEKYYDGMLLRIPSLKNPDVLGEMTRQDKMFEIFKEHHRWQSILGIRTVGDFNQAIDANHSTDIINISEALQEKKIAKIAEEIASRKGVKLVLLAGPSSSGKTTSCKRLSIQLAVNGLKPLQISLDDYFVDREKTPKDASGEYDYESIYALDLDLINEQFNALFRGEEVELPKYDFQSGKSKKSGNKLKMNDNNVLVVEGIHALNPELTAHIPQEQIFRVYASALTTILLDNHNYIPTTDNRLLRRIIRDYKYRGVSAQETIHRWPSVRAGENKWIFPFQENADAMLNTAMLYELAVIKTQAEPLLQQVPENCEEYAEAYRLLKFLKYFKGIPYNNLPPTSLLREFLGGSSFHY; from the coding sequence ATGAAACAAGTAATTCAAATCCGTTGCAAAAATAATAAAAAATCTCAGAAAGTAGAAATCGGAAGCACACTTTTTGATATTTTTTCTGCATTTGACCTTAAAATGACCCACGGACCGGTGTCTGCAAGGGTAAATAACAAGGTTGAAGGCATGCATTATCGTGTTTATAATTCTAAAGATGTGGAATTCCTTGATATGACTTCTTCATCCGGTTCGCGTGCATATACCCGTACCCTCTTCTTTGTTCTCTGCAAGGCGGTACAGGACATTTATCCTGCTACAGATGTGGTGATTGATATCCCCGTATCGAATGGTTTCTACGTAGATATCCGCCTGGGCAGACCTGTTGTAGATGAAGATGTGAACATCATCCGCCGTCGCATGCAGGAGATTATCGATGCCAGGATGCCGATACGCCGCTTCACCGTGCCTACCGAAGAGGCAGTTGCGCTGTTCCAGGAGAAAGGGGATGTTGAGAAGGTGAAACTGCTCAAGACGTCGGGCTCTATCTATACTACCTATTATAAAATAGGTGATTATGTAGATTATTACTACGGCACGCTGCTCACCAATACCTCGCAGCTCTATCTCTTCGGGCTGGAGAAATATTATGATGGCATGCTCCTGCGCATTCCTTCGCTCAAGAACCCGGATGTGCTGGGCGAAATGACCCGACAGGACAAGATGTTTGAGATATTCAAGGAGCATCATCGCTGGCAGAGTATCCTGGGCATCAGGACTGTAGGCGATTTTAACCAGGCGATAGATGCCAATCATTCTACCGACATCATCAATATCAGCGAGGCGCTGCAGGAGAAGAAGATTGCCAAGATTGCTGAGGAGATTGCCAGCCGCAAGGGCGTGAAACTGGTGCTGCTGGCAGGTCCTTCTTCTTCGGGCAAGACCACTTCGTGCAAACGCCTGAGCATACAGCTTGCCGTAAACGGATTGAAACCGCTCCAGATTTCGCTCGATGATTATTTTGTAGATAGGGAGAAAACGCCGAAGGATGCTTCGGGCGAATATGATTATGAGAGCATCTATGCCCTGGATCTCGATCTGATCAACGAGCAGTTCAATGCCCTCTTCCGTGGTGAGGAGGTAGAATTGCCGAAGTATGATTTCCAGAGCGGAAAGAGTAAAAAGAGTGGCAACAAGCTGAAGATGAACGATAACAATGTGCTGGTGGTAGAGGGCATTCATGCATTGAACCCAGAGCTGACGGCCCACATCCCACAGGAGCAGATATTCAGAGTATATGCTTCGGCGCTGACCACGATTCTTCTGGATAATCACAATTATATCCCGACGACAGACAACCGTTTGCTCCGCCGCATCATCCGCGATTACAAGTATCGGGGTGTCTCTGCCCAGGAAACCATTCATCGCTGGCCTTCGGTAAGGGCGGGTGAGAACAAGTGGATATTCCCGTTCCAGGAGAATGCCGATGCGATGCTCAATACGGCGATGCTTTATGAGCTGGCTGTAATCAAGACGCAGGCAGAGCCGCTGCTGCAGCAGGTTCCGGAGAATTGCGAGGAATATGCTGAGGCTTACCGGTTGCTTAAGTTCCTGAAATACTTCAAGGGTATACCTTATAATAATCTGCCGCCTACTTCGCTTCTGCGAGAGTTCCTGGGGGGCAGCTCGTTTCATTATTAA
- a CDS encoding Na/Pi cotransporter family protein, translating into MSIWIFFKLIGALALLMFGMKTMSDSLQKMAGPQLRHVLGTMTTNRLTGILTGTLITAAVQSSTATTVMTVSFVNAGLLTLAQAISVIMGANIGTTLTAWIMSAGFSFNITDFVWPAFFIAIILIYSKKRKIIGDFIFGISFMFLGLGTLRQTGIDMDLAHNQPVLEFFASFDPHSFQTTITFLIIGSILTMCVQSSAAVMAITMILCSTGVLPIYQGIALVMGENIGTTVTSNVAALTANTQARRAAMAHMVFNIFGVLWILCIFHPFIHLVCGWVGFDDAMEKTDPHFVANATKLSFVLAAFHTTFNLANTFILVWFIPQIEKLVCKIIRPKKNTDEDDFRLRFIQSGIMKTPEISVLEAQKEIHCFAERIQRMFGMVKTLLGETNEEKFVKLYSRIEKYEGISDNMEIEIAKYLDQVSDSHLSDETKAKIRAMLREISEIESIGDSCFNIARTLNRRFKGKEDFITSQYEHMHQMMELTDNALTQMNITLVGHKGDNDANLSFNIENEINNYRNQLKSQNINDVNNHLYTYAIGTMYMDIIQECEKLGDYVVNVVEARMGVRQHEA; encoded by the coding sequence ATGTCGATTTGGATATTTTTTAAGCTTATTGGAGCACTCGCCCTACTGATGTTCGGTATGAAGACCATGAGCGACAGTTTGCAGAAGATGGCAGGACCACAGCTCCGCCATGTGTTAGGAACAATGACCACCAACCGTTTGACGGGCATCCTCACGGGTACGCTCATCACCGCAGCGGTGCAGTCTTCTACAGCCACAACAGTGATGACCGTATCATTCGTTAATGCCGGTCTCCTTACCCTAGCCCAGGCTATCTCCGTTATCATGGGCGCCAACATAGGAACCACGCTCACCGCATGGATCATGAGTGCCGGTTTCTCGTTTAACATCACAGATTTTGTATGGCCGGCGTTCTTCATCGCCATCATCCTGATTTACAGCAAGAAGCGCAAGATTATCGGCGACTTCATCTTCGGTATATCCTTTATGTTTCTCGGTTTGGGAACTTTACGCCAAACCGGTATCGACATGGATCTGGCTCATAATCAGCCGGTTCTTGAATTCTTTGCAAGTTTCGACCCTCACAGTTTCCAGACCACCATCACCTTTCTGATTATCGGTAGTATACTCACTATGTGCGTGCAGAGTTCGGCAGCCGTCATGGCGATTACGATGATACTCTGCTCTACCGGCGTATTGCCAATCTATCAGGGCATTGCGCTTGTGATGGGTGAGAATATCGGAACAACCGTAACCTCCAATGTGGCAGCGCTCACCGCCAATACCCAGGCCCGGAGAGCGGCGATGGCGCACATGGTATTCAACATCTTCGGTGTGCTTTGGATACTCTGCATATTCCACCCGTTCATCCATCTGGTTTGCGGCTGGGTAGGTTTCGACGATGCCATGGAGAAGACTGATCCTCATTTCGTAGCCAATGCAACCAAGCTATCCTTTGTGCTTGCCGCCTTCCATACCACCTTCAACCTCGCCAATACCTTTATCCTGGTATGGTTCATTCCACAGATAGAGAAGCTGGTATGCAAGATTATCCGTCCTAAGAAGAATACCGATGAGGACGACTTCCGCCTGCGCTTTATCCAGAGCGGTATCATGAAGACACCGGAAATCTCAGTCTTGGAGGCACAGAAGGAAATCCATTGTTTTGCAGAGCGCATCCAGCGCATGTTCGGCATGGTGAAGACGCTTCTTGGCGAGACCAATGAAGAAAAGTTTGTAAAACTCTATAGCCGCATCGAAAAATACGAAGGTATCTCTGACAACATGGAGATAGAGATTGCCAAGTATCTTGACCAGGTGAGCGATTCTCATCTTTCTGACGAGACCAAGGCAAAGATTCGTGCCATGCTCCGTGAGATTTCTGAAATCGAGAGTATCGGTGACAGCTGCTTCAACATCGCACGCACGCTGAACCGCCGTTTCAAGGGCAAGGAAGACTTCATCACTTCACAGTATGAGCACATGCACCAGATGATGGAACTTACCGACAATGCCCTTACCCAAATGAACATCACACTCGTAGGTCATAAGGGAGACAACGATGCCAACCTCTCTTTCAACATCGAGAACGAAATCAACAACTATCGCAATCAGTTGAAGAGCCAGAACATCAACGATGTGAACAACCATCTCTATACCTACGCCATCGGTACCATGTATATGGATATCATCCAGGAATGCGAGAAACTCGGCGACTATGTGGTAAACGTAGTAGAGGCCCGCATGGGTGTAAGACAGCATGAAGCATAA
- a CDS encoding serine/threonine-protein kinase has protein sequence MTQVSGFILSSEFEVSETFTEISELSSSGFNVLLQAKRNGQWWILKSLKPDVCHDSTFLQLQQKEYDILARLDHPGIVKVEGLEEVEGYGRCIVMEWIDGVTLDEWLAQKHSGLERRQIARQLLLVMEYVHEQQIVHRDLKPANIMIARNGGTLKLIDFGLSDADSYTILKSPAGTEGYVSPEQQEESVPDVRNDIYSLGVILKEMRLGWSCRWAVKRCFLPLEYRYPNVLALRMHIQSLHRRLIALNCLLAFLVLGTSGIVLYNKVVKPEILYDVVAQFTVGNLVYKSWGGGLVTVSAANDRDSVIEIPATVKYKGMDYRIDELEDSAFAAHPFLKRVVMPDNPKLHVMKHIFAGSPNLEGIYFRSKTPPMLGNAIWRVTMDDIFETPSFGKIVLYVPKGSKDAYCRSPWGHFTYIVEFEK, from the coding sequence ATGACGCAAGTATCAGGTTTTATATTGTCCTCAGAGTTTGAAGTCTCGGAAACATTCACAGAAATATCCGAACTTTCTTCCAGCGGTTTCAATGTCCTGCTCCAAGCCAAGCGCAACGGTCAGTGGTGGATATTGAAATCGTTGAAGCCTGATGTGTGTCATGATTCTACCTTCCTGCAGCTTCAGCAGAAGGAATATGATATTCTTGCCCGTCTTGACCATCCCGGTATTGTGAAGGTGGAGGGGTTGGAAGAAGTTGAGGGATACGGCAGGTGTATCGTGATGGAATGGATAGATGGCGTGACGCTTGATGAGTGGCTTGCCCAGAAGCATTCCGGTTTGGAGCGCCGGCAGATTGCCCGCCAGCTTTTGCTGGTGATGGAGTATGTGCACGAACAGCAGATTGTGCATCGCGACCTGAAACCTGCCAATATCATGATAGCCCGTAACGGAGGTACGCTCAAGTTGATTGATTTCGGGCTCTCTGATGCCGATAGCTATACCATTCTGAAGAGCCCTGCCGGTACCGAAGGGTATGTTTCGCCTGAGCAGCAGGAGGAGAGTGTGCCTGATGTGCGCAATGATATCTACAGCCTGGGAGTCATCTTGAAGGAGATGCGGCTGGGATGGTCTTGCCGTTGGGCTGTCAAGAGATGTTTTCTTCCTTTAGAGTATCGGTATCCTAATGTGTTAGCTTTAAGGATGCATATTCAGTCGCTTCATCGTCGCCTAATAGCTTTAAACTGTCTTCTCGCTTTTTTAGTTTTGGGCACATCAGGTATTGTTTTATATAATAAGGTGGTAAAGCCAGAGATACTATACGATGTGGTTGCTCAGTTTACTGTTGGCAACCTGGTATATAAGTCGTGGGGTGGTGGTTTGGTTACTGTAAGTGCTGCCAATGACCGGGATTCTGTCATCGAGATACCTGCTACCGTGAAATATAAGGGTATGGATTATCGTATAGATGAGTTGGAGGATAGTGCTTTTGCTGCTCACCCTTTCTTGAAGCGGGTCGTGATGCCTGATAATCCCAAGTTGCATGTGATGAAACATATCTTTGCTGGCAGTCCTAATCTGGAGGGTATATATTTCCGTAGCAAGACACCACCTATGTTGGGCAATGCAATCTGGAGGGTGACGATGGATGATATCTTTGAGACTCCTAGTTTTGGGAAGATTGTTCTCTATGTTCCTAAGGGTAGCAAAGATGCTTATTGCCGTTCACCGTGGGGGCACTTTACTTATATTGTGGAGTTTGAGAAATGA
- a CDS encoding NAD(P)-dependent oxidoreductase: MKILVTGASGFIGSYIVEEALRQGMETWAAVRPTSSRKYLQDERIHFINLNLSSEEELEKELAPHEFDYIVHAAGATKCLHAEDFYKVNTEGTKHLVNVLLRLQMPIRRFVFVSSLSIFGAIREEQPYQEISEHDTPKPNTAYGKSKLEAERYLDSIGNNFPYIILRPTGVYGPREKDYFLMAQSIKQHVDFAVGFKRQDITFVYVQDVVQAVFLALDHGMNGRKYFLSDGEVYQSAAFSDLIKKELGNPWMLRIKAPVWVLRIVTFFGEYLGRMTGKMSALNNDKYNILKQRNWRCDIEPAMDELGYHPHYPLERGVKLAIKWYKDNGWL; encoded by the coding sequence ATGAAGATTCTAGTAACGGGTGCGTCGGGCTTTATCGGCAGCTACATCGTGGAAGAGGCCTTAAGACAGGGCATGGAAACCTGGGCGGCAGTACGCCCTACCAGTTCCAGAAAGTATCTGCAAGACGAGCGCATCCATTTTATCAATCTCAATCTTTCTTCAGAGGAAGAGTTGGAGAAAGAACTCGCCCCGCACGAGTTCGACTATATAGTGCATGCAGCCGGCGCAACGAAGTGCCTGCATGCAGAGGACTTTTATAAGGTAAACACCGAGGGAACCAAGCATCTGGTGAACGTCCTTCTGCGCCTCCAGATGCCTATCAGGCGATTTGTCTTTGTCAGTTCGCTCAGCATCTTTGGAGCCATCCGCGAAGAGCAGCCTTATCAGGAAATCTCAGAACATGATACTCCTAAGCCAAATACTGCATACGGAAAGAGTAAGCTGGAGGCAGAACGCTATCTGGACAGCATCGGCAATAACTTCCCTTATATCATCCTCCGCCCTACAGGAGTTTATGGTCCTAGGGAGAAAGATTATTTTCTCATGGCGCAGAGCATCAAGCAACATGTTGACTTTGCTGTAGGATTCAAGCGTCAGGACATCACTTTTGTATATGTACAGGACGTGGTACAGGCTGTATTCCTGGCTCTGGATCATGGAATGAACGGCAGGAAATACTTCCTCAGCGATGGAGAAGTATATCAGTCAGCTGCCTTCAGCGACCTGATAAAAAAGGAGTTAGGCAATCCTTGGATGCTACGCATCAAGGCACCTGTCTGGGTGTTGCGCATCGTAACCTTCTTCGGAGAGTATCTCGGAAGGATGACGGGTAAGATGTCGGCCCTGAACAATGATAAGTACAACATTCTGAAACAGCGCAACTGGCGATGTGATATTGAGCCAGCCATGGATGAACTGGGCTATCATCCTCATTATCCACTGGAAAGAGGTGTGAAGCTCGCCATCAAGTGGTACAAAGATAACGGATGGCTGTAA